One genomic segment of Ferrimonas sp. YFM includes these proteins:
- a CDS encoding DUF3299 domain-containing protein: MKMRYLLLAVLALVSQMVSAEVKVLEWEDLIPAEERDNPLPPPSNAIHPMFADESAPIDWVQTYGGVVEGLNGKEVRLAGFVVPLEGDENKVTEFLLVPYYGACIHVPPPPTNQIVYVNYPEGLPQDIVWDAVWVTGTLSAVTYDMETFAAGYSLKATLANPYDEG; this comes from the coding sequence ATGAAAATGCGATATCTGTTGTTGGCTGTCCTGGCCCTGGTATCCCAGATGGTTAGTGCCGAGGTTAAGGTGTTGGAGTGGGAGGATCTGATCCCCGCCGAGGAGCGAGATAATCCCTTACCTCCACCCTCCAATGCCATTCACCCCATGTTTGCCGATGAGAGTGCTCCCATCGACTGGGTGCAGACCTATGGCGGTGTAGTGGAGGGCCTCAATGGCAAGGAGGTGCGACTGGCCGGGTTTGTGGTTCCCCTGGAAGGGGACGAAAACAAGGTGACCGAGTTCCTTCTGGTTCCCTATTATGGGGCCTGCATCCACGTGCCGCCGCCACCGACCAACCAGATCGTCTATGTGAACTATCCAGAAGGACTGCCTCAGGACATTGTCTGGGACGCGGTATGGGTGACAGGCACCCTCAGTGCGGTGACCTATGATATGGAAACCTTTGCGGCGGGATACTCTCTGAAGGCGACTCTGGCCAACCCCTACGATGAGGGTTAG
- a CDS encoding MarR family transcriptional regulator, protein MPEAQYWPEVLVALRRIIRATDLQSKRMIKACGLTIPQVMVLRAIDTLGDVTVRRLSNDVSLSPATVTTILNRLQDRGLIERVRSQTDKRIVNARLTEEGSRVLASAPPLLHEKFIDRFENLNDWEKTQILSSMQRVAYMMDAETLDAAPLLDIASPDTVK, encoded by the coding sequence ATGCCTGAGGCACAATACTGGCCTGAGGTGCTTGTGGCACTTCGGCGCATCATCCGGGCGACCGACCTGCAGTCTAAAAGAATGATCAAAGCCTGCGGGCTGACCATTCCCCAGGTCATGGTACTCAGAGCCATTGATACTCTCGGGGATGTGACGGTGCGCCGTCTGTCGAACGACGTTTCCCTGAGCCCGGCAACGGTCACCACCATCTTGAATCGACTGCAGGATCGTGGGTTGATTGAGCGAGTGCGAAGTCAGACCGATAAGCGTATCGTCAATGCCAGGCTGACCGAGGAGGGGAGCCGGGTGCTGGCGTCGGCGCCACCACTGCTGCATGAGAAGTTCATCGATCGTTTCGAGAACCTCAACGATTGGGAAAAGACCCAGATTCTCTCCTCCATGCAGCGTGTTGCCTATATGATGGATGCAGAAACCCTGGATGCGGCACCTCTGCTGGATATCGCCTCTCCGGATACAGTGAAGTAA
- a CDS encoding carbohydrate porin, with product MKTKLAIVIGMIFSAAAAAQTSEIEELKQRVDELEKRQQAVEQEKDEGGITLGGAARFQYSYEDYSDDNSDRGGDFDFDVFRLDANGKIGDLTLSAQYRWYQYMDVLHHAWVGYDFSDTQSGQIGVTQVPFGILPYASHSFFFSSNFYTGLEDDYDMGLNYKFESKRNRLDVAFYKNDEQGGIDGYVSERSDRYSYDVLGVRLEGEGTYDAPSLEVGETNTFNLRYAHTLELDGGSVELGLSGQFGELEVDGNMDGDHWAAAVHGVINYGAWNVQLQASDYEYDIDGMDVEQMVVGAYAFYDSIPAEAITYTANIAYSLPVKMGPVTNLTFYNDYSLMTDKPGELDDTFMNVTGMAISAGALYTYVDFVVAENQPFIGGTLVGSGDTNKRVNINFGYYF from the coding sequence ATGAAAACCAAACTGGCCATTGTCATCGGTATGATTTTCTCTGCCGCGGCTGCCGCTCAAACCAGTGAAATCGAGGAGCTCAAGCAGCGAGTCGATGAGCTGGAGAAGCGTCAGCAAGCGGTCGAGCAGGAGAAGGATGAGGGAGGGATCACCTTGGGTGGTGCGGCTCGATTCCAATATAGCTATGAAGATTATAGCGATGACAACAGCGACAGAGGCGGAGACTTCGACTTTGATGTGTTCAGGTTAGATGCCAATGGTAAGATCGGCGACCTGACGCTGTCCGCTCAATACCGTTGGTATCAATACATGGATGTGCTGCACCACGCCTGGGTCGGCTATGATTTCAGCGACACTCAGAGTGGTCAGATCGGTGTCACCCAGGTGCCCTTCGGTATTCTGCCTTACGCTTCTCACAGCTTCTTCTTCAGCTCAAACTTTTACACTGGCCTGGAAGATGACTATGACATGGGCCTGAACTATAAGTTTGAGTCCAAACGAAATCGACTGGATGTGGCGTTCTACAAGAACGATGAGCAGGGCGGCATCGATGGTTATGTGTCTGAGCGCAGCGATCGTTACTCCTATGACGTGCTTGGGGTGCGCCTTGAAGGCGAAGGCACCTACGATGCGCCGAGCCTGGAGGTGGGGGAAACCAACACCTTCAACCTCCGTTACGCCCATACCCTGGAGTTGGACGGCGGCTCGGTAGAGCTGGGCCTGTCCGGTCAGTTTGGTGAGCTGGAAGTGGATGGCAACATGGATGGCGACCACTGGGCTGCAGCGGTTCACGGCGTCATCAACTACGGTGCCTGGAACGTTCAGCTTCAGGCATCCGACTACGAGTACGACATCGATGGCATGGATGTGGAGCAGATGGTGGTTGGTGCTTATGCCTTCTACGACTCCATTCCCGCAGAAGCGATCACCTACACCGCCAACATCGCTTACAGCCTGCCGGTGAAGATGGGCCCGGTCACCAACCTGACCTTCTACAACGATTACTCCCTGATGACCGACAAGCCGGGCGAGTTGGACGACACCTTCATGAACGTCACCGGTATGGCGATCAGTGCCGGTGCCCTCTACACCTACGTGGATTTTGTGGTTGCTGAGAATCAGCCCTTTATCGGCGGCACCCTGGTGGGCAGTGGTGACACCAACAAGCGGGTGAACATCAACTTCGGCTACTACTTCTAA
- a CDS encoding BCCT family transporter: MSNPIDKYSIDNTDYTVGQDNIQKWGFDVHNPVFGISAGLILLFLAAILISDAATAKAALDGIKWKIINNFDALFMWSANLFLIFCLWLVVSPYGRIRLGGADARPEHSNLSWMAMLFAAGMGIGLMFWGVAEPVAYFTGWYETPLGVEANSPEAVKVAMGATIFHWGLHPWAMYAVVALSLAFFAFNKGLPLSIRSIFYPILGDKTWGWFGHIIDIMAVLATLFGLATSLGLGAQQATSGINHVFGTEGGIGMQVGVIAFVTGLAVVSVVRGIEGGVKVLSNVNMLVALALLVFVTLVGAAVAFGNLGQTLLGYAENLLPLSNPHGREDEAWMHGWTVFYWAWWISWSPFVGMFIARVSKGRTVREFLIAVMFIPTAVCIIWMSVFGGIAIDQIVNKVGELGTNGLSDITLALFYTYDALPWSTFLSVISIVLIMVFFITSSDSGSLVIDSITAGGKVDAPVPQRIFWATIEGAIAATLLWIGGTEAIQALQAGTISTALPFTFILLMMCVSLVKGMKTEPRG; encoded by the coding sequence ATGAGTAACCCCATAGATAAGTACAGTATCGATAATACTGACTATACCGTTGGTCAAGACAACATTCAGAAGTGGGGGTTTGATGTCCATAACCCTGTATTCGGCATCAGTGCCGGCCTGATTCTTCTTTTCCTGGCAGCCATCCTGATCAGCGATGCCGCCACCGCCAAAGCCGCCCTCGACGGCATCAAGTGGAAAATCATAAACAACTTCGACGCCCTCTTTATGTGGTCGGCTAACCTGTTCCTGATTTTCTGTTTATGGCTGGTGGTCAGCCCCTACGGCCGCATCCGCCTTGGCGGTGCCGACGCCCGTCCCGAACACTCCAACCTGTCCTGGATGGCGATGCTGTTTGCCGCCGGCATGGGCATCGGCCTGATGTTCTGGGGCGTTGCCGAGCCCGTTGCCTACTTCACCGGCTGGTATGAGACGCCACTGGGCGTGGAAGCCAACTCTCCGGAAGCGGTCAAAGTCGCCATGGGCGCCACCATTTTCCACTGGGGCCTGCACCCCTGGGCGATGTACGCCGTGGTCGCCCTGTCCCTGGCCTTCTTCGCCTTCAACAAGGGGCTGCCCCTGTCGATCCGCTCCATCTTCTACCCCATCCTGGGGGACAAGACCTGGGGCTGGTTTGGCCACATCATCGACATCATGGCGGTGCTGGCGACCCTGTTTGGCCTGGCGACCTCCCTGGGCCTGGGTGCCCAACAGGCCACCAGCGGCATCAATCATGTGTTTGGCACCGAAGGCGGCATCGGCATGCAGGTTGGCGTCATCGCCTTTGTCACCGGTCTGGCGGTGGTCTCCGTGGTCCGGGGCATCGAAGGCGGCGTCAAGGTACTGAGTAACGTCAACATGCTGGTGGCTCTGGCCCTGCTGGTGTTTGTGACCCTGGTGGGCGCCGCCGTCGCCTTCGGCAATCTGGGGCAAACCCTGCTGGGCTACGCCGAGAACCTGCTGCCCCTGAGCAACCCCCATGGTCGGGAAGATGAAGCCTGGATGCACGGCTGGACCGTGTTCTACTGGGCCTGGTGGATCTCCTGGTCTCCTTTTGTTGGCATGTTCATCGCCCGGGTGTCCAAAGGCCGCACCGTGCGTGAGTTCCTGATTGCAGTGATGTTTATCCCCACAGCGGTGTGCATCATCTGGATGTCGGTATTTGGCGGCATCGCCATCGATCAGATCGTCAACAAGGTGGGCGAACTGGGCACCAATGGCCTGTCGGACATCACCCTGGCGCTGTTCTACACCTATGATGCCCTGCCCTGGAGCACCTTCCTGTCAGTAATCTCCATCGTGCTGATCATGGTGTTTTTCATCACCTCTTCCGACTCCGGCTCCCTGGTGATCGACAGCATTACCGCCGGCGGTAAGGTGGACGCCCCTGTACCTCAGCGCATCTTCTGGGCCACCATCGAAGGCGCCATCGCCGCGACTCTGCTGTGGATCGGCGGCACCGAAGCGATTCAGGCCCTGCAGGCGGGCACCATCTCCACCGCCCTGCCCTTCACCTTTATCCTGCTGATGATGTGCGTCAGTCTGGTCAAAGGCATGAAGACCGAGCCAAGAGGGTAA
- a CDS encoding aspartate/glutamate racemase family protein, whose product MKTIGIIGGMSWESSVSYYQLINRGVAAAQGGLHSAKLVLYSVDFAEIEALQSSGDWQRSGELLAQAARALQSAGADFVVIATNTMHKVADQVMEAVAIPLLHIADATADALLDAGIDCVGLLGTRFTMEQAFYRERLEARGIRVLVPGEAGRAMVDRVIYQELCRGKVEPQSRRDYLEVIDQLASEGAQGVILGCTEIGLLVGEGDTGVPLFDTTEIHAKAAVANALES is encoded by the coding sequence ATGAAAACCATAGGCATCATTGGCGGCATGAGCTGGGAGTCCAGCGTCAGTTATTACCAGTTGATCAACCGCGGGGTCGCCGCCGCCCAGGGAGGGCTGCACAGCGCCAAACTGGTGCTCTACAGTGTGGATTTTGCGGAGATTGAAGCTCTGCAGAGCAGTGGCGACTGGCAAAGGTCGGGAGAGCTTTTGGCGCAGGCGGCCAGGGCCCTGCAGTCTGCCGGCGCCGATTTTGTGGTGATCGCCACCAATACCATGCACAAGGTGGCGGATCAGGTGATGGAGGCGGTGGCGATCCCTTTGCTGCACATCGCCGACGCCACCGCCGATGCCCTGCTGGATGCCGGCATAGACTGCGTCGGCTTGTTGGGGACGCGCTTCACCATGGAGCAGGCATTCTACCGCGAGCGCCTGGAAGCCAGAGGTATCCGGGTGTTGGTGCCCGGAGAGGCCGGACGGGCCATGGTGGATAGGGTGATCTACCAGGAGTTGTGTCGTGGAAAAGTGGAGCCTCAGTCCCGTCGGGATTACCTGGAGGTGATCGACCAGTTGGCGTCAGAGGGGGCTCAGGGGGTGATCCTGGGGTGCACCGAGATTGGCCTGCTGGTGGGCGAGGGGGACACCGGGGTTCCCCTGTTCGATACCACGGAGATACACGCCAAAGCGGCAGTTGCCAACGCGCTGGAATCATGA
- a CDS encoding GNAT family N-acetyltransferase: protein MIIRAPRPEDAADITQTMAQPICYGNTLQMPHPTEQMWRERLANKPDNLHVLVVEVEGRVVANGGLELMASPRRRHVANMGMAVHPEFHARGVGSALLAALLELADNWLALRRIELEVYSDNEAALGLYRKHGFEVEGTARDYAFRDGRYVDALLMARIRTPDS from the coding sequence ATGATCATTCGCGCCCCCCGCCCCGAAGATGCCGCCGACATTACCCAGACCATGGCGCAGCCGATCTGTTATGGCAATACCCTGCAGATGCCCCATCCCACGGAGCAGATGTGGCGTGAACGGCTGGCCAACAAACCGGATAATTTGCATGTGCTGGTGGTCGAGGTGGAGGGCAGGGTGGTGGCCAATGGTGGACTGGAGCTGATGGCGTCACCCAGGCGACGGCATGTCGCCAACATGGGCATGGCGGTGCACCCTGAATTCCATGCCCGGGGCGTGGGATCGGCGCTGCTGGCGGCGCTGCTGGAGCTGGCGGACAACTGGCTGGCGTTAAGGCGCATCGAACTTGAGGTGTACAGCGACAATGAGGCGGCCCTGGGGCTTTATCGTAAGCACGGCTTCGAGGTGGAGGGGACCGCCCGGGACTATGCCTTCCGGGACGGTCGCTACGTGGATGCTCTGCTGATGGCCCGGATCCGGACACCGGACAGCTAG
- a CDS encoding DUF6702 family protein, giving the protein MRLWLLVLALLCGGAWAHNYHFGLTEIALSRNGQSLEIIHRYSARDMGRALELPASQGFADAEMQLEAYLNQHFRLETDTGLQLQPNWVGIDPTVKDLLIYQELPIGEYRGQPLTITLTLLQEVEPSQVNTLNLQDFRQTQSWQLNRAQPSVTLILP; this is encoded by the coding sequence ATGAGACTCTGGCTTCTGGTCCTGGCACTGCTGTGCGGCGGTGCCTGGGCCCATAATTATCACTTTGGCCTGACTGAAATTGCCCTGAGTCGCAATGGTCAGTCCCTGGAGATCATCCACCGTTACAGCGCCCGGGACATGGGGCGAGCCCTGGAGCTGCCCGCCAGTCAGGGGTTCGCCGACGCAGAGATGCAGCTTGAAGCGTATCTGAACCAACACTTCAGGCTGGAGACCGATACCGGGCTGCAACTGCAGCCCAACTGGGTTGGCATCGATCCCACAGTGAAAGACCTCCTTATCTACCAGGAACTGCCCATCGGCGAATACCGGGGACAGCCTCTGACCATCACCCTGACCCTGTTGCAGGAGGTGGAGCCCAGCCAGGTGAATACCCTGAATCTTCAGGACTTTCGTCAGACTCAAAGTTGGCAGCTCAACCGGGCCCAGCCATCGGTGACCCTGATCCTGCCCTAG